The genomic DNA TTCTCGACCGACGTGGAGACGGCCAGGGTCGGGCACATGCCCAGCACGAGCCTGAAGATCGGGTTCTCCCGCCAGAGTCCGCTCAGGAAGACCGTGCGGTGACTCACGGCATCACCTCCACCTGGCTGGTGTCGGCCGCGGCGGCGCGCGGCGCCGCCGCGAGCTGCGGCTGGTCCTCGGCGTACTGCGTCAGCGCGGCGCTGATGGCCCCCGCCAGCGCACGGCCCGTCACGGTCGCGCCGGTGACGGCGTCCAGGTCGCCGCCGTCCTTCTTCACCCGCCAATCCGTGTCCTTCAGCCCGCGTCCCGCATAGAACTGCGTGCGGGTTTT from bacterium includes the following:
- a CDS encoding FMN-binding protein, which gives rise to KTRTQFYAGRGLKDTDWRVKKDGGDLDAVTGATVTGRALAGAISAALTQYAEDQPQLAAAPRAAAADTSQVEVMP